In Candidatus Palauibacter australiensis, the DNA window AATCTGCACCCCGCTTTAGAGGGTTCGTCGGATCATGCCACCGGCCATCATCGCCCCTCGCCACTCGCCACTCGCCACTCGCCCGTGCAGACGCGAGTTCTCCACTCGTCGAGCCAAGGGTCACCAACGTCCTTAGCATCTACAGCTAGCGGTCGCGTATGAGACCCACCAGGTCGGCGGGCCGGCGGGCGACGCCGATCCCGTGGCTCTCGAAGGCGCGGATCTTCTCCTCCGCCGTCCCCTCCGAGCCGGAGATGATCGCACCCGCGTGCCCCATGCGCCGGCCGGGAGGCGCCGTCTGGCCCGCGATGAACCCGACGACGGGCTTGCTCATCTCCCGCGACACGTACTCCGCCGCCACCTGCTCGTCCGTCCCGCCGATCTCCCCGATCACCGCGACGGCTTCCGTCTCCGGATCCGCCTCGAACGCCGCCAGGCAATCGACGAAGTCCGTGCCGATGAGCGGGTCGCCCCCGATCCCCACGCAGGCGGACTGTCCGATCCCGGCCCGCGTGAGCTGAAAGATGACCTCGTAGGTGAGGGTGCCGGAACGGCTCACGATCCCGACCGGCCCCTCGCGCACGATCT includes these proteins:
- the sucD gene encoding succinate--CoA ligase subunit alpha encodes the protein MGIFIGDDTRLVVQGITGRDGSFHTRQMLDYGTRVVAGVTPGKGGQTFDDTVPVFDTVEEAVAGAEANTSVIYVPARFAADAVFEAADAGIALIVCITEGVPVGDMLRVLPYVREKGARLIGPNCPGLIVPGRCKVGILPGQIVREGPVGIVSRSGTLTYEVIFQLTRAGIGQSACVGIGGDPLIGTDFVDCLAAFEADPETEAVAVIGEIGGTDEQVAAEYVSREMSKPVVGFIAGQTAPPGRRMGHAGAIISGSEGTAEEKIRAFESHGIGVARRPADLVGLIRDR